In Borrelia coriaceae, the genomic stretch GACTAATAACGGGCAGGCCTCTGTCTTCATTGCTAATTATTGCTCTTGTTGTAGGTTCACTTGTAAATTCTAATTTTCCACTGTTAATTTGCCTACCACCTATTGAAAAATAAACATCTGTTAATTTATATAAATTATTCAAAGCTTAAACCCTCCTCTTAACTGGATAAAGTATTTAAATAATCACTAATGTCTTGTGAAGTAATATTAAGAAGCACGCTATTCATACTAAAGTTGTAAACAATATTTAGTGATAGTAAAAGTTTTAAGCTTGAACTTGACTGTATGGCAATGTGAAGATCTGAGTATGAGACAATCATACCTTTATCAATGAAACTCTTAAGTTTACATTCAATAGCAGTAGTATATGCATTATCTTTTTTACCATCAAGTTGTAAAGCTGATAATTTACTGTTTTGTCTATTATTAACATTCCATACCCTAATAAGTTCAAAGGTGAGCTCATATTTGATATAGTGATAAGTAAATAATTCATCAATTGCAGCTCCTTCAAGAGTTACACCTTCTTTAAATGCCTTAACACCATCAAGACCCGTTTCATTAAGCAATGAGTAAAAATTAATATTAGCTTTTCTAAGTTTGTCAATATCACCACTATCAGTAATGGGATTCATACCACTGAACTTAAGTCCATAAGGATTGGTTGAATGAAATATACTAGCTTCATGTAAGTATTTAGATATAAATCTTAAATGTAAATGTTCTTCTTTTTTAGAATGAATAACAATAATTTTGGCTTTAGAGTTAGTACTATCTTTAAATAACTCTTTTATTTCAGATTCTTTTGTTGCGAATACAAAAAAGTGCTTATCTTCTTTAAAATATTGATAGTCATCTTTATATACAGTAAGGCCATCGCCACCGTCGGTATTATCTTTATAAGTATTTATAAGAACAACAAAAGTATATCTGTTTTCTTGTAACTGGTTTTTAATTTCCTTTGATTCTGTACCCTCTTTATATATAAGGAGTTTAACTGATCTTAAGCCTTGCTCGCCTGCTGAGAAGAATGCTTGTATTGCTTTTTTTAGGTAGGCTTTTTCCTTGTTAAATTCATCATCACCGTTGCTACCTTCTTTTTCAAGTGCATCAATTTGCTTTGTAAAGCTATTTATATTTAAGTTTA encodes the following:
- a CDS encoding DUF787 family protein codes for the protein MPQDTINVNLTHQALDIKHVNYYQPLLVYKTDKIKLNTSTPKVKILNLNINSFTKQIDALEKEGSNGDDEFNKEKAYLKKAIQAFFSAGEQGLRSVKLLIYKEGTESKEIKNQLQENRYTFVVLINTYKDNTDGGDGLTVYKDDYQYFKEDKHFFVFATKESEIKELFKDSTNSKAKIIVIHSKKEEHLHLRFISKYLHEASIFHSTNPYGLKFSGMNPITDSGDIDKLRKANINFYSLLNETGLDGVKAFKEGVTLEGAAIDELFTYHYIKYELTFELIRVWNVNNRQNSKLSALQLDGKKDNAYTTAIECKLKSFIDKGMIVSYSDLHIAIQSSSSLKLLLSLNIVYNFSMNSVLLNITSQDISDYLNTLSS